GATCTCGCTCGCGCTCTGGGCGAAGGCGCCCGTGGCCAGCAGAGTGCCAGCCGCGACCGCGATGAGCGTTTTGGTGAGCTTGGTTATTGTATCCTCTCCTCTTGGTTTCCGCAGCGGTCCCCTTGCGCCGGACCTGCTTGCTCCGAGCCGGGCGGCGCCGCCGCCTGGGATGTTGCGGGGATCGGTATGGCGACGAGGCGACCGGTCCGTTCCTGTGCGGGCCATGCCCGGCCGCCTGATCTGATCGAGACTTCGTGGCGGGGCGGCCTAGATCCGTGACAGCCCACCATCGTCGACGAGTTCCGTGCCGATGACGTAGGAGCTGTCAAAGTCTGTCAGGAACAGCGCGGTGCCGAGGCTGCGCTCGGCTCTGACGCTGACCACGATGACGGTGCGTCTGCTCATTCTAGAGCCTGTTGCGGAATCGCTGCTGGCGGGGTGCTGGTGTGATGGAAAGGGTGCGGAAGAGCTGGGAAGTGCCACGAATGGGTGGAAAGCCGCCTCAGGCGGCCTTCCTTTCCCTTTCGTGCGCGCGTTTCCCGACCTTCGTGGCACGCTGGACAGAGTCCGAGTGTAGCTTCCGCAGATTGTGCACGGCGGCATGCAGGTTCCACTCACCGCGACAGCGCTCCAGCCCGCGCATGCTGAAGTGGCGAGCGCCCTGACGGTCCTTCATCTGCCCGAACACCGGCTCGACGGAGGCGCCGCGGCGGCGATAGCGGTCCCGCCCGTGCCTGGTGCGCAGCTTGCGGTCCATCCGCTCGCGCGCGGTCATGTTGTTCGGCTTGCGTCCCCGCGGCGGCGGCGCATCGCGTAGGACGGCGCGTTGCTTGTGATCCTTCTGCGTGGCGATGATCAGTTCGCACTCCGCGGTCTCGCTGGCGGCGTTAGCCTCCGACCAGTAGCCGGCATCCGCCACCGCGGCCCCCAGCACGACCGTGTCCTTGTCGTCGTTGTCGGCCACCGTGGTGATGTTGGCCTGCGCCTGCGCCAGCATCGGCTGGAGTTGCTGCACGTCATTGGCGTCCGTGGTGACGTCGGTGGCAATGATGATCTGGCCGGTGGTGACCACGATCTGGGCGTTGTAGCCCTGCAGCCAGCCGCGGCGCGTCTTCATGATGCCGCAGTCGGGATCGGTGATGCAGGCGTTGGTGTCGGGATCGATGCTGGGGTCGGCGGGCTTCGGCTTGCGGCCACGCTTGCGCTTGCCGGTGACCTGCTCCTCCGCCTGCCGGGCGTCGATCTTGGCCTGCTGGCGCGCTGCTGCCGCTGCGGCTCGGCGTTGCAGCTTCTCCTGGCACTGGCGCAGCCGCGCCAGCCGATCCGCCCGCCGCGCCAGCGCCTTCGGCAAGGTCGCGCCCTGCTGCACGGCGGGCCGGCTGTCGTCCTTGGCGTCGGCCGCCTCGGCCTCGGCCAGGATCTTCTCGATTTCCGCCTCGATGCTGGCTGCTGTGCGGTTGGCTTCCAGCGACGCGTTGCCTTGTACTTTGGTGCCGTCCAGCGCCACCAGGCCCAGCCGCACCAGCCCCGCTTCCCGGCACAGCCGCAACACAGCAAGGAACACCGCCTTCATCGCGGCGGCATGGCACTGGCGGAACCGCGCGATCACCGTGTGGTCCGGCTGATGCTCGGCGACGATGAAGCGGTAGCCGGCGTCACGCTGGCATAGCCGCTCGATCGCCCGGCTCGAGCGTACGCCCTGCGAATAGGCGTAGATCAGCAGGGCCAGC
The sequence above is a segment of the Longimicrobium sp. genome. Coding sequences within it:
- a CDS encoding transposase; amino-acid sequence: MAHHFREAERRQKALLPADMMEWLPENDIVHLIVEAVELMDLSKFEVSYKLGRAGQPPFAPQVLLALLIYAYSQGVRSSRAIERLCQRDAGYRFIVAEHQPDHTVIARFRQCHAAAMKAVFLAVLRLCREAGLVRLGLVALDGTKVQGNASLEANRTAASIEAEIEKILAEAEAADAKDDSRPAVQQGATLPKALARRADRLARLRQCQEKLQRRAAAAAARQQAKIDARQAEEQVTGKRKRGRKPKPADPSIDPDTNACITDPDCGIMKTRRGWLQGYNAQIVVTTGQIIIATDVTTDANDVQQLQPMLAQAQANITTVADNDDKDTVVLGAAVADAGYWSEANAASETAECELIIATQKDHKQRAVLRDAPPPRGRKPNNMTARERMDRKLRTRHGRDRYRRRGASVEPVFGQMKDRQGARHFSMRGLERCRGEWNLHAAVHNLRKLHSDSVQRATKVGKRAHERERKAA